CTGCAATATCGCCACGTGCACCAATTCCGCCGACCCGACCTCGACGAATGGGCGTAGCGGCATCGCCATCTACGAGGATGTCGCCCGCAGAAAGAGCTTCCGCCGGCTTCGCAAAGGAAAACAACTGTGACTGCCCAAACAACCACCCCTATATCGCCGAGCAAATGTGCGGCCGCCGACGAGTGTGGAGTTTCCTCACGCGAACGGCACCCACAGCGTGCGGGTAACCCACGTTCGGCGGAGGTAGCCGATAAAGAGGCGCTAGCTAGCCGCCGAGTGCGGCGATCAGATCCTTGATCCGCGAGGTCTCTTCCTCGGTCGCGGGCTCCTCCACCTCGACGGCCTCGATCAGGTCCTTGCGCAGACCCACACCGTTCGCCGCCTCCTTGGTGGACAGCTTCGCCCGCCCGCGCGCCACATACAGCCGCTGACCCAGCGTCGCGCTGGGCCCATTGGCCGCCGCTTCCATCAGATCGTCGTAGCGCCCGCGCACAGCGCTCAGCGCGACGACCACCGACGGCGTCGCGCGACTACGCCCGGCCGCGTCGGTCAGCGAGCCGATGAGCTTGCGCAGCCCCACCAGAATCACCCCGGCGCGATCTGCGAACTCCGGATCTTGAGCGTCCGGCAGGGCGTCGATTGCCACGTCGTACATGTGCATCGCCGCGTCGGACATGCCGACAATTACTGGAGCTTCGCCGTCATTGGGTGCTGAATCAGCCACAGCCACTCGCTTCTTCCACGGATCGAGACGGACGAAACCGTAGCCCGTCGGGACCGTCTGTACAACCGCTAGGAAACCAGCAAACAGCGGGCCGACGGACGTCGATTCCGGGCGGTTCAATTCCGTCGGACATGGGTAGGTTTGAACCTTGTATGGACTTGAGCAACCACGACCCAGCCGAAGGTAGCCACGTCGAGAACGGCGTGGTGGAACATCCGACCGCAGAAGACTTCGAACACGCCCGCGCGCTGCCTGAGGACCGCACCTGGTTCAAGCACGCGGTCTTCTACGAAGTCCTCGTGCGCGCCTTCCACGACTCCAACGCCGACGGCAGCGGTGACCTACGCGGTCTGACCGAGCGGCTGGACTACCTGAAATGGCTTGGCGTCGACTGCCTTTGGCTGCCGCCCTTCTACGACTCCCCGTTGCGTGACGGCGGCTACGACATCCGCGACTTCTACAAGGTGTTGCCCGAGTTCGGCACAGTCGATGACTTCGTCGAGCTGCTCGACGCGGCACACCGCCGCGGCATTCGTGTCATCACCGACCTGGTCATGAACCACACATCCGATTCACACGAGTGGTTTCAGGAGTCCCGACGCAACCCCGACGGCCCCTACGGCGACTACTACGTCTGGAGCGACACCAGCGAGAAGTACCAGGACGCCCGCATCATCTTCGTCGACACCGAGGAGTCCAACTGGACTTACGACCCGGTGCGACGCCAGTTCTACTGGCACCGCTTCTTCTCACACCAGCCCGACCTCAACTACGACAACCCTGCCGTGCAGGAAGCCATGATCGACGTCCTGCGCTTCTGGCTGGATCTCGGCATCGACGGCTTCCGCCTGGACGCCGTGCCCTACCTCTTCGAGCGAGAGGGCACCAACTGCGAGAACCTGCCTGAGACGCACGGCTTCCTGCGCCACTGCCGCAAGGTCATCGACGACGAGTTCCCCGGCCGCGTCCTGCTCGCCGAGGCCAACCAATGGCCGGCCGACGTGGTCGAGTACTTCGGCGATCCGAAAACCGGCGGCGACGAATGCCACATGGCGTTCCACTTCCCGCTGATGCCAAGGATTTTCATGGCGGTGCGGCGTGAGTCGCGCTTCCCGATCTCCGAGATCATGGCCCAGACGCCCGATATTCCGGAGATGGCGCAGTGGGGCATCTTCCTGCGTAACCACGACGAGCTGACACTCGAGATGGTCACCGACGAAGAACGTGACTACATGTACTCCGAGTACGCAAAGGATCCTCGGATGAAGGCCAACGTCGGCATCCGACGAAGGCTCGCGCCGCTACTGGAGAACGACCGCAACCAGATGCAGTTGTTCACCGCGCTGTTGCTGTCACTGCCCGGTTCGCCGGTGCTGTACTACGGCGACGAGATCGGTATGGGCGACATCATCTGGCTCGGCGACCGCGACGGCGTCCGCACGCCGATGCAGTGGACACCCGACCGCAATGCGGGGTTTTCCACCGCCAATCCGGGCCGGCTCTATCTGCCGCCCAACCAGGACCCGATCTACGGTTACCAGTCGGTGAATGTCGAAGCGCAGCGAGACAGTTCGACGTCGCTGCTCAACTGGACCCGCACCATGCTGGCCGTGCGGCGACGCCACGACGCATTCGCGATCGGCGCATTCCGCGAGCTTGGCGGCTCGAATCCGTCGGTGCTGACGTACGTTCGGGAGATGGAAGACGAGGAACAGGGTGGCACCGTGTTGTGTGTCAACAACCTGTCGCGCTTCCCGCAGCCCATCGAGCTGAATCTTCAGCACTGGAACGGGTACACCCCCATTGAAATGACTGGGCACGTCGAGTTCCCACGCATCGGACAGCTGCCGTACCTACTCACACTGCCCGGCCATGGGTTCTACTGGTTCGCACTGCGCGAACCCGAACCGGAACCTGGAGCTGCGCCGTGAACCTGCCCTTCGCCGAATGGCTGCCGCATCAGCGCTGGTACGCCGGCCGCAGCCGCGAACTCGCGTCCGCCGAGCCCGCTGTCCGCGTCCCGTTGCGCGACGACATGGAACTCGTCCTGCTCGACGTGTCGTACACCGACGGCGGCTCGGAGCGTTACCAGGTCATCGTTCAGTGGAACCACGAGCCCATCGAGGAGTTCGCGGATGCGGCCACCATCGGGACAGACGGCGACCGCACCGCGTATGACGCTCTCTACGACCCGGAGGCCGGACAGTACCTGCTGTCGCTGATCGACGCGTCCGCGACCGTCGGGGAGGCGGATGCGGCGGTGCGCTTCCAGAAGGAGCCCGACGCCACGCTGCCGCTCGACATCGCGCCGAGACTGATGGGTGCCGAGCAGAGCAACACCAGCGTGGTGTTCGAGCAGGAAGCCGTCCTGAAGATCTTCCGTCGCATCACACCCGGCACCAACCC
The sequence above is drawn from the Mycobacterium gallinarum genome and encodes:
- the treS gene encoding maltose alpha-D-glucosyltransferase — protein: MDLSNHDPAEGSHVENGVVEHPTAEDFEHARALPEDRTWFKHAVFYEVLVRAFHDSNADGSGDLRGLTERLDYLKWLGVDCLWLPPFYDSPLRDGGYDIRDFYKVLPEFGTVDDFVELLDAAHRRGIRVITDLVMNHTSDSHEWFQESRRNPDGPYGDYYVWSDTSEKYQDARIIFVDTEESNWTYDPVRRQFYWHRFFSHQPDLNYDNPAVQEAMIDVLRFWLDLGIDGFRLDAVPYLFEREGTNCENLPETHGFLRHCRKVIDDEFPGRVLLAEANQWPADVVEYFGDPKTGGDECHMAFHFPLMPRIFMAVRRESRFPISEIMAQTPDIPEMAQWGIFLRNHDELTLEMVTDEERDYMYSEYAKDPRMKANVGIRRRLAPLLENDRNQMQLFTALLLSLPGSPVLYYGDEIGMGDIIWLGDRDGVRTPMQWTPDRNAGFSTANPGRLYLPPNQDPIYGYQSVNVEAQRDSSTSLLNWTRTMLAVRRRHDAFAIGAFRELGGSNPSVLTYVREMEDEEQGGTVLCVNNLSRFPQPIELNLQHWNGYTPIEMTGHVEFPRIGQLPYLLTLPGHGFYWFALREPEPEPGAAP